One genomic region from Candidatus Nomurabacteria bacterium encodes:
- a CDS encoding flippase-like domain-containing protein — MSEEKKQQRWKIIINTITLLALVLLIYLVRKDVIETVAKIDDISWWILLLMIPVQALNFQTYALMYDDLLRFLGHKISISKLYRITLELNFVNHVFPSGGVSGFSYFSLRLRTLGVRTGTSTLIQLMRFVLVFVSFQVVLAIGVLALAFSGAVNNFVLLIAGSIATLLITGTMLLAYIIGSKQRINMFFTGITKLVNKVVSFVRPKNPETINIHRAQKAFGELHENYLLIKKDFSVLKKPLFHALFSNITEIVTLYLVFVAFGFWVNPGAVILAYAVANFAGLVSILPGGVGIYEALMTAVLASAGVPAGISFPVVIMYRVSTMAMQLPPGYILYHKAVQDNDIKL; from the coding sequence ATGTCAGAAGAAAAAAAGCAACAACGTTGGAAGATAATTATCAATACAATAACGCTCTTGGCGCTAGTGTTATTAATTTATCTGGTACGTAAAGATGTTATCGAAACAGTTGCAAAAATTGATGATATTAGCTGGTGGATATTACTATTGATGATACCAGTTCAAGCACTAAACTTTCAGACTTACGCCCTGATGTATGATGATTTACTGCGATTTTTAGGGCATAAAATTAGTATCAGCAAATTATACCGAATAACTCTTGAGCTAAACTTTGTTAATCATGTCTTTCCAAGTGGTGGTGTTTCTGGGTTTTCATACTTTAGCTTACGATTACGAACATTAGGGGTGAGAACAGGCACGTCAACTCTAATACAGCTAATGAGATTTGTGTTAGTTTTTGTATCGTTTCAGGTAGTTTTGGCAATTGGGGTTCTGGCTTTGGCGTTCTCGGGGGCGGTTAATAATTTCGTATTGTTAATTGCCGGGTCAATTGCAACGTTGTTAATTACTGGAACCATGCTTCTTGCATATATCATCGGTAGCAAACAAAGAATAAATATGTTTTTTACGGGTATCACAAAATTAGTTAATAAAGTTGTTAGTTTTGTTAGACCAAAGAATCCCGAGACCATTAATATACATAGAGCTCAAAAAGCGTTTGGCGAACTTCATGAGAACTATCTGCTTATAAAGAAAGATTTTAGCGTTCTTAAGAAACCCCTATTTCATGCATTGTTTTCAAATATTACAGAAATCGTCACGTTGTATTTGGTGTTCGTAGCCTTTGGTTTCTGGGTTAATCCTGGAGCGGTTATTTTAGCCTATGCTGTTGCCAACTTCGCGGGTCTTGTATCCATTCTCCCGGGAGGGGTTGGTATTTATGAAGCCCTAATGACGGCAGTGCTAGCTTCTGCGGGTGTGCCAGCTGGAATTAGTTTTCCGGTTGTAATAATGTATCGTGTATCAACTATGGCTATGCAATTACCTCCAGGGTACATTCTTTATCATAAAGCAGTTCAAGACAACGACATCAAGTTATGA
- a CDS encoding methyltransferase domain-containing protein, with protein MSSSLLILGRQPSISLAELESIYGSENISPLGESSAIIDLPYSKIKLDNLGGCIKLCEILTTIPKTDWKNISHHLSILLPDLINNLPEGKIKLGISVYDLNISPRTISSEALKLKKLIQNLNRTVRVIPNSQPALNTAQVIFNKLTAEPGIELIITGDANQVVIAKTKNVQNINSYASRDQKRPKRDARVGMLPPKLAQTIINLASQDYSQSILDPFCGTGVILQEALLMGHDVYGTDIEERMVEYSKINLDWLYEQASYDLSRQTYLLEAGDACNLIWQDFDCIASETYLGRPFSSEPNPDQLKTIINSVNVIHKKFLQNVARQTKPGFKMCIAIPAWFTKYGIKHLPMLDHLTDMGYTRKSFVHALDKDLIYHRDNQIVGRELVILIRN; from the coding sequence ATGTCGAGTAGTTTGTTAATCTTAGGCCGACAGCCGTCAATATCACTAGCCGAGTTAGAAAGCATCTATGGCTCAGAGAATATTTCTCCTCTTGGAGAATCCTCTGCCATAATCGACCTCCCCTACTCAAAAATAAAACTTGATAATCTGGGTGGATGCATCAAGCTTTGTGAAATACTAACAACCATACCCAAAACAGATTGGAAAAATATCAGTCATCACCTGTCGATATTGCTACCAGATTTAATTAATAACTTACCAGAAGGCAAAATAAAACTAGGTATCAGCGTTTACGACCTGAACATCTCACCAAGAACAATAAGTTCAGAGGCACTCAAACTTAAAAAATTAATCCAAAATCTTAATAGGACAGTTAGAGTCATTCCCAATAGTCAACCGGCACTCAATACCGCTCAAGTCATCTTTAATAAACTTACCGCGGAACCCGGCATAGAGCTAATTATTACAGGTGACGCAAACCAGGTAGTTATTGCCAAAACTAAGAATGTCCAGAATATAAACTCTTACGCATCTCGTGATCAAAAACGGCCGAAACGAGATGCTAGAGTGGGTATGCTACCACCAAAACTTGCACAAACAATCATTAATCTTGCCTCGCAAGATTATTCACAAAGTATACTAGACCCGTTTTGTGGTACAGGCGTAATCCTTCAAGAAGCCTTGCTTATGGGTCACGATGTTTACGGAACTGATATTGAGGAAAGAATGGTTGAGTATTCCAAGATAAACCTAGATTGGCTTTATGAGCAAGCTTCTTACGACCTTAGTCGGCAAACATATCTTTTAGAAGCTGGTGATGCCTGTAATCTTATCTGGCAAGATTTTGATTGCATTGCATCAGAAACCTATCTTGGGCGACCCTTCTCATCTGAACCCAACCCAGATCAGCTTAAAACAATTATTAATAGTGTTAACGTTATTCACAAAAAATTCCTGCAAAATGTAGCTAGACAAACAAAACCGGGATTTAAGATGTGTATCGCGATTCCAGCCTGGTTTACAAAATATGGAATAAAACACTTACCTATGCTTGACCACTTAACAGATATGGGGTATACTCGAAAGAGTTTTGTTCACGCATTAGATAAAGATTTGATTTATCATCGCGATAATCAAATAGTAGGTCGTGAACTGGTAATACTAATAAGGAATTAA
- a CDS encoding 50S ribosomal protein L27, whose product MSKVKAGGSSKNVHDSPGQRLGVKLFGGQKVKNGQVIVRQVGATKRAGEGTYMSRNFTIHASKDGIVTYTTRKVRLFTGKTARRTEVSVK is encoded by the coding sequence ATGTCAAAAGTTAAAGCAGGTGGTAGCAGTAAAAACGTTCATGACAGTCCAGGACAAAGACTTGGTGTCAAGTTATTTGGTGGCCAAAAAGTTAAGAATGGTCAAGTTATTGTCCGTCAAGTAGGAGCCACAAAACGTGCTGGCGAAGGAACCTACATGAGCCGAAACTTCACAATTCATGCGTCAAAAGACGGTATCGTTACTTATACTACGCGTAAAGTAAGGCTCTTCACTGGTAAAACCGCTCGACGTACCGAAGTCTCAGTAAAATAG
- a CDS encoding Fic family protein, with the protein MALATVILHPFCDGNGRTARAIGLLYRSEFDNEGQEDFDQLVESRDRIRESGGFMINGYVPYSKGENLNQTDTINTYIDSTNELYTGPYGQALLHD; encoded by the coding sequence TTGGCGCTTGCAACCGTAATATTACATCCATTTTGTGATGGTAATGGCAGAACCGCTAGAGCTATTGGTTTATTATATCGGTCTGAATTTGATAATGAGGGTCAAGAAGATTTTGATCAACTAGTAGAATCGCGCGATAGAATACGGGAAAGTGGTGGATTTATGATAAATGGCTATGTCCCATATTCAAAGGGTGAAAACCTAAATCAAACTGACACCATCAATACATACATTGACAGTACCAATGAGTTATACACTGGCCCATATGGTCAGGCTTTACTTCATGATTAA
- a CDS encoding response regulator has product MDISNNKQKKILLVEDDDNLANVYLARLEVEGFIVRRVPNGEDALASAIEFKPDLVLLDVMMPKVSGFDVLDILRNTPETANLKIIMLTALSQDNDKARANQLGADDYLVKSQVVIADVVDRIKSQLGVND; this is encoded by the coding sequence ATGGATATATCAAACAATAAACAAAAGAAAATATTATTAGTAGAAGATGACGATAATCTGGCGAATGTATACCTTGCGAGACTAGAAGTGGAGGGCTTTATAGTAAGGCGTGTACCAAATGGAGAAGATGCATTAGCTTCTGCTATTGAGTTCAAGCCAGATTTAGTTTTATTGGATGTGATGATGCCAAAAGTGAGTGGATTTGATGTACTAGATATACTAAGAAATACACCCGAAACCGCCAACTTGAAGATAATAATGCTTACTGCCTTGAGCCAAGATAACGATAAAGCTAGGGCAAATCAGCTGGGTGCAGATGATTACCTCGTTAAATCGCAAGTAGTCATTGCAGATGTGGTAGATAGAATTAAAAGCCAGCTTGGTGTAAACGATTAA
- a CDS encoding CTP synthase has translation MALGKRQTKYIFVTGGVLSGLGKGITAASIGNILKSRNLKVNIQKLDPYLNVDAGTLNPAEHGECFVTVDGAETDLDLGHYERFLDIETTQKSSVMSGRILRQLIEDERAGKFLGKTVQVVPHLTNAIQDYIDEAGKNVDVHIVEIGGTVGDYESPAFFEAIREFASKVGRENCLYVQVVYLPYLEASKEIKTKPAQNATRELRSIGIMPDLLVARCENFANGAVRRKLSAFCGVAEEGIAVLPNAKTVYEVPLTLEEQGIGNYIVSKLSLKTKKPQLSSWNQVVNRAKTKFDSKVTVGVVAKYMDNQDTYMSVFEALKSASWWQGVNLDILWIDAEKLETKGTNLSVKFKRVDGIVVPGGFGSRGVEGKIKAAQWALKHNLPYLGICLGLQVSVIASARNAGLHDANSVEIDPDTKHPVINTMIDQKGKEGTGGSMRLGNYPCVLVKGSKAERVYKKSKIIERHRHRYECNNDYRDQYESWGIRAVGTSPDNHLVEVIEAINHKFFLASQFHPEFTSRPNRPQSLFEGFINSCKK, from the coding sequence GTGGCTTTAGGGAAGCGACAAACAAAGTATATTTTTGTAACTGGTGGTGTGCTTTCTGGACTAGGCAAGGGTATTACTGCTGCATCTATCGGTAATATTCTAAAATCTCGTAATCTTAAAGTTAATATTCAGAAATTAGATCCCTATTTAAATGTCGATGCAGGCACGTTAAATCCTGCCGAGCATGGTGAATGTTTTGTGACAGTTGATGGTGCTGAAACAGACCTAGATCTTGGTCATTACGAGAGATTTTTAGATATTGAAACAACCCAAAAGAGTTCAGTAATGAGTGGTCGTATTTTACGACAATTGATTGAGGATGAACGGGCCGGCAAGTTTCTTGGTAAAACAGTTCAAGTCGTACCTCATTTAACAAACGCTATTCAGGATTATATTGATGAAGCTGGAAAAAACGTTGATGTACATATTGTAGAAATTGGCGGTACGGTTGGGGATTACGAAAGTCCTGCCTTTTTTGAAGCAATAAGGGAATTTGCAAGCAAAGTTGGGCGAGAAAATTGTTTGTATGTGCAGGTAGTTTATTTGCCGTACCTAGAAGCAAGTAAAGAGATAAAAACAAAGCCAGCACAAAATGCTACAAGAGAATTACGAAGTATTGGAATAATGCCAGATTTACTGGTAGCACGTTGTGAGAATTTTGCAAATGGTGCTGTCAGGCGTAAGTTAAGCGCTTTTTGTGGTGTTGCAGAAGAGGGTATCGCAGTTTTGCCAAACGCAAAAACTGTCTACGAAGTTCCTCTAACCCTAGAGGAGCAAGGTATTGGTAACTATATTGTGAGTAAGCTGAGTCTTAAGACGAAGAAACCTCAATTATCATCGTGGAATCAAGTCGTTAATCGTGCAAAAACAAAGTTTGATAGCAAGGTCACAGTTGGTGTAGTTGCAAAATACATGGATAATCAGGACACATACATGTCAGTATTCGAGGCCTTAAAGTCCGCATCATGGTGGCAAGGAGTCAATTTGGATATTTTATGGATAGATGCTGAAAAACTTGAAACAAAAGGAACAAACTTATCAGTTAAATTTAAGCGAGTAGACGGAATAGTGGTTCCGGGTGGTTTTGGATCTAGAGGGGTGGAAGGCAAGATAAAAGCTGCGCAGTGGGCTTTGAAACATAACTTACCGTATTTGGGTATTTGCCTAGGTCTTCAGGTTAGTGTGATTGCTTCGGCTCGAAATGCAGGTTTGCATGATGCCAATTCGGTAGAGATTGATCCAGACACAAAACACCCAGTCATTAATACGATGATTGATCAGAAAGGAAAAGAAGGCACAGGTGGGAGTATGCGTCTCGGTAATTATCCATGCGTATTAGTTAAGGGCAGCAAAGCGGAGCGAGTCTATAAAAAAAGTAAAATTATTGAGAGGCATCGTCATCGTTATGAATGTAACAATGATTACAGAGATCAATACGAATCTTGGGGTATTCGCGCTGTCGGAACATCACCCGATAATCACTTAGTTGAAGTCATAGAAGCTATTAATCATAAATTCTTTTTAGCAAGCCAGTTTCATCCGGAATTTACCTCAAGACCAAACAGGCCACAATCATTGTTCGAGGGGTTTATTAATAGTTGTAAAAAATGA
- a CDS encoding S41 family peptidase, producing the protein MQNQNIEKVHKNKKWLKASLIFLAIFVIFGFGYGLGAGNITLGSSPSTQNRQLSTNLSYASVEKVYDILRKNFDGKLDSTKLTDGMKKGMVNATGDPHTEYMTAEETKEFNQDLNGSFSGIGAELGKDKDTVIVVSPIAGFPAEKAGLKAKDAIIEVDGQSTYGQSLSEVVKRIRGPEGTDVKLRIVRNQQEDLTLTIKRANITIPSVESKMLENNIGYIKITRFSEDTVQLAKESAQSLKQQGAKGIILDLRGNPGGLLDAAVGVSSIWLPDGKTVLQEKRDGAVIKTYDAEGSPILEGVPTVVLIDGGSASASEIVSGALRDNKVAKLVGVKSYGKGSVQSVENLPDGSSLKVTIAHWFTPSGQSIDKQGLEPDVKVEASKDTKEDVQLQKAQEQLKQ; encoded by the coding sequence GTGCAGAATCAGAATATTGAAAAGGTGCATAAGAATAAAAAATGGCTGAAAGCTAGTCTAATATTTCTTGCCATATTTGTAATCTTTGGCTTTGGCTATGGTCTCGGAGCTGGAAATATTACGCTTGGATCAAGCCCATCAACACAAAATAGGCAACTTTCAACTAATCTAAGCTATGCATCCGTAGAAAAGGTCTACGACATACTTAGAAAAAATTTTGACGGAAAACTAGACAGTACAAAATTAACAGACGGCATGAAAAAAGGTATGGTAAACGCTACTGGCGATCCACATACTGAATATATGACTGCGGAAGAAACCAAAGAATTTAATCAAGACCTTAATGGATCATTTAGTGGCATAGGTGCAGAACTGGGTAAAGATAAAGACACCGTAATTGTTGTTTCGCCAATAGCAGGATTTCCTGCTGAAAAGGCAGGGCTAAAAGCAAAAGATGCCATTATTGAGGTTGATGGTCAAAGCACATATGGCCAAAGCTTAAGTGAGGTAGTTAAGAGGATTCGTGGACCAGAAGGTACTGACGTTAAGCTACGCATCGTGCGCAATCAACAGGAGGATCTTACATTAACTATCAAGCGGGCTAACATTACAATCCCTAGTGTTGAGAGTAAAATGCTAGAAAATAATATTGGATATATAAAGATTACACGATTCTCAGAGGATACTGTTCAGCTAGCCAAAGAATCTGCACAGTCATTAAAGCAACAAGGAGCAAAAGGAATTATTTTGGATCTTAGAGGTAATCCTGGCGGATTGTTAGACGCAGCAGTTGGTGTGTCTAGTATTTGGTTGCCAGATGGCAAGACAGTCCTTCAGGAGAAAAGAGACGGTGCTGTTATTAAAACTTATGACGCGGAGGGTAGTCCAATACTCGAGGGTGTTCCAACAGTTGTCTTAATTGACGGTGGAAGTGCTAGCGCTAGTGAGATTGTGTCTGGTGCACTAAGAGACAATAAGGTGGCGAAACTAGTCGGTGTTAAGAGCTATGGAAAAGGAAGTGTCCAGTCAGTTGAGAACTTACCAGATGGCTCCTCATTGAAAGTTACTATTGCACATTGGTTTACTCCTAGTGGACAGAGTATAGATAAACAAGGTCTCGAACCAGATGTAAAAGTCGAGGCCTCTAAAGACACTAAAGAAGATGTACAGTTACAAAAAGCCCAAGAGCAACTTAAACAATAA
- a CDS encoding CHAP domain-containing protein, whose product MMKSKRSSYKKLVRYSFRVVSVVILSVLMVGGCLYPVRNVGAESAQEEINRLIQENTNNQNAISQLQAEATSYQDAINKMQAEIADLEAKLQINTAEQNRLSAEIKRVQEELAKQRDLLGKNIREMYVEGEMSTIEMLASSNNLSEFVDKQQYRDSVKSKISESVNKINDLKHQLNAQKESVDKLVKEQNSQREKLAISKNEQSKLLSYNQNQQSDFNNKIKANSARLQELIAAQRSANFTDGGYYFIRFPGQIRAINPADYTYRDYGHSQADAPCPGPPISADSTDKWGYCTRQCVSYAAWAVMASGRSAPIGWGDAKKWVAAAYANGIPVFRTPQPGDVAISTNGYWGHAMYVESVNGNQFNTSEYNTNLDGRLYYRTRAF is encoded by the coding sequence ATGATGAAGAGTAAAAGGTCATCGTATAAAAAATTAGTAAGGTATAGTTTTAGGGTTGTTTCGGTCGTAATACTAAGTGTCTTGATGGTCGGTGGGTGCTTATACCCTGTAAGGAATGTTGGCGCAGAATCTGCACAAGAGGAGATTAATAGATTAATTCAAGAAAATACCAATAATCAAAATGCTATCTCTCAATTGCAAGCTGAGGCAACTAGTTATCAGGATGCAATTAATAAAATGCAAGCCGAAATTGCTGATCTAGAGGCAAAATTGCAGATCAATACAGCAGAACAGAATCGATTAAGTGCTGAAATTAAGCGTGTTCAAGAGGAGCTGGCTAAGCAAAGGGATTTACTAGGAAAAAACATACGAGAAATGTATGTTGAAGGTGAGATGTCAACCATTGAAATGTTGGCGTCTAGCAATAACTTGAGTGAATTTGTTGATAAGCAACAATATAGGGATTCAGTTAAATCGAAGATATCAGAGTCTGTCAATAAAATTAATGATCTAAAACATCAGCTAAACGCCCAGAAAGAAAGCGTTGATAAATTAGTTAAAGAACAAAATTCACAACGTGAAAAATTAGCAATCAGCAAAAATGAGCAAAGTAAATTGTTATCTTACAATCAAAATCAACAATCTGATTTTAATAACAAAATTAAAGCCAACTCTGCTCGCTTGCAAGAATTAATCGCAGCACAAAGAAGTGCGAATTTTACGGATGGTGGATATTATTTTATACGGTTTCCGGGGCAAATAAGAGCCATAAATCCTGCTGACTATACGTATCGTGATTATGGGCATAGTCAGGCAGATGCTCCATGTCCTGGTCCGCCTATAAGTGCGGACTCAACAGACAAGTGGGGGTATTGTACTAGGCAATGTGTATCGTACGCAGCATGGGCAGTGATGGCTTCTGGACGCTCTGCGCCTATTGGTTGGGGAGATGCCAAAAAGTGGGTAGCAGCTGCTTACGCCAATGGGATACCGGTTTTTAGAACTCCACAACCTGGAGACGTCGCTATTAGTACGAACGGATACTGGGGGCATGCAATGTATGTGGAAAGTGTTAACGGAAACCAATTTAATACTTCAGAATACAATACAAATCTTGATGGCCGATTATATTACAGAACACGAGCATTTTAG
- a CDS encoding peptidoglycan DD-metalloendopeptidase family protein — protein sequence MKTKLNKSLSILVAGWRPVVLIMVVVMITVGSSVGGVRYVRAQSLQDQIDELKKQNVENKDNVKKLQDIATSYQDAIDQLQEDIAEKQRSIDASQKRQQELESQIKQAEEQLTQQKKMLGDNIRAMYLEGDVSTLEMLASSNNLSEFIDKQQYRSSVKDKISESVIKINDLKHQLQGQKEQVEVEIEEQKNSKAQLAQSRNEQSKLLAMNESEQVDFNNKTKANEAKIKELQEAQKALERSIASGNLVSQGPVKRGDIIGTVGNTGLSFGPHLHFEARNSDGVDLNPNNYVGHEWSRPVEGGYVSQSYGNPDSIYYKGYHTGTDYAGVSGRPVRAVADGEIIWRGCKGSCSINYGYYVMIRHSNGIISLYAHMVPN from the coding sequence ATGAAAACAAAACTAAACAAATCGTTGTCTATTCTTGTTGCTGGTTGGCGACCAGTTGTTCTGATTATGGTGGTAGTAATGATTACCGTAGGTTCTAGTGTTGGTGGGGTGAGGTATGTTCGCGCACAATCACTACAAGATCAGATAGATGAACTAAAAAAACAGAATGTTGAGAACAAGGACAATGTTAAAAAGTTGCAAGATATCGCAACTAGCTATCAAGATGCTATAGATCAACTACAGGAAGATATTGCTGAGAAGCAACGTTCGATTGATGCAAGTCAAAAAAGGCAACAAGAGCTAGAATCTCAGATAAAGCAGGCCGAGGAACAACTAACTCAACAAAAGAAGATGCTCGGTGATAATATTCGGGCAATGTATTTAGAGGGGGATGTATCTACTCTTGAAATGCTAGCATCTAGCAATAATCTGAGCGAATTCATTGACAAACAGCAGTATCGTAGTTCAGTAAAGGATAAAATCAGTGAGTCAGTAATCAAGATTAATGATTTAAAACATCAATTACAAGGCCAAAAAGAACAAGTAGAAGTTGAAATTGAAGAACAAAAAAATAGCAAAGCACAACTTGCTCAAAGCCGTAACGAGCAGAGTAAATTATTGGCTATGAACGAATCTGAGCAAGTCGATTTTAATAATAAGACTAAAGCTAATGAGGCAAAGATTAAAGAATTACAAGAAGCTCAAAAGGCCTTGGAGCGTAGTATTGCTTCAGGGAACTTAGTGAGCCAAGGACCCGTTAAGAGGGGAGATATTATTGGTACTGTCGGAAATACGGGGTTGTCATTCGGCCCACACCTACACTTTGAAGCACGCAATAGTGATGGTGTAGACCTTAATCCGAATAACTATGTAGGACATGAATGGAGTCGACCTGTGGAGGGTGGTTATGTTTCGCAGTCATACGGTAACCCTGATTCAATATACTATAAGGGGTATCATACAGGAACCGACTATGCAGGTGTATCGGGTAGGCCAGTAAGGGCAGTGGCGGATGGTGAAATAATATGGCGTGGGTGTAAAGGCTCTTGTAGTATAAACTACGGATATTATGTGATGATACGTCACAGTAACGGTATAATAAGTTTATATGCACATATGGTACCGAATTAA
- a CDS encoding ABC transporter permease: protein MKRKLITLSRVFKNGLTNFVRNAWLAVAAIAVMVITLTIVLFSVIANATFSNTIKQITDKVDISIYLKDETSNNDKDIIIEKLKGMSNVESVSYLSKDEAKDQFIDKNKEDIELRLSIGQSDGNPIPATIRIKPKDINKLEELSKEINSQDWERFILKISYQKDRKTAIDNIAKATTFFKKAGLAGVAVFAVISMLIIFNTIRMAIFNRREELNIMRLLGASTWYIRGPFVVETVIYGIIAALVSVLLCKVALEIATSAFGANSLGLLDIEYASKYFAEHFWPILGVQLSIGILIGGVSSMIATRRYLKFKSSK from the coding sequence ATGAAGCGTAAGTTAATCACCCTGTCTAGAGTTTTCAAAAATGGTCTTACGAATTTTGTGCGCAATGCATGGCTTGCGGTTGCCGCAATTGCGGTCATGGTCATTACACTCACAATAGTATTGTTTTCGGTAATTGCAAATGCTACTTTTTCTAATACCATCAAGCAAATTACCGACAAGGTAGATATATCAATATATCTTAAAGATGAGACAAGCAACAATGATAAGGATATAATTATTGAAAAGCTGAAGGGTATGAGCAATGTTGAGAGTGTTTCGTATTTATCTAAAGACGAAGCCAAAGATCAATTTATAGATAAGAATAAAGAAGATATAGAGCTACGATTGTCAATTGGCCAATCCGATGGCAACCCGATACCGGCGACAATTCGCATCAAACCTAAAGACATTAATAAGCTTGAGGAACTTAGCAAAGAGATAAATTCGCAAGATTGGGAAAGATTTATTCTAAAGATTTCGTACCAAAAAGATAGAAAAACTGCGATAGATAATATTGCGAAAGCTACAACTTTTTTTAAGAAAGCCGGACTAGCGGGAGTCGCAGTATTTGCTGTGATCTCAATGCTAATAATATTCAATACAATTAGGATGGCGATATTTAATAGGCGAGAAGAGCTAAATATTATGCGGTTGCTAGGCGCAAGCACATGGTATATCAGGGGTCCGTTTGTGGTAGAGACTGTGATCTATGGTATTATTGCTGCGCTTGTGTCTGTGCTTCTATGTAAGGTAGCACTTGAGATAGCCACGTCTGCTTTCGGGGCTAATAGTTTGGGATTACTTGATATTGAGTATGCATCTAAGTATTTTGCGGAGCACTTCTGGCCTATATTAGGGGTGCAATTGAGTATAGGAATATTAATAGGTGGCGTATCATCAATGATTGCTACCAGACGATATCTAAAATTTAAATCTAGTAAGTAG
- the ftsE gene encoding cell division ATP-binding protein FtsE, which produces MYMILLDRVTKVYGKSHTALDRVSLHVEPKEFVVIVGQSGAGKSTFLKLLTREERPTSGKIIVGGVDYERLKDKKIPLLRRKIGVVFQDFKLLPNKNVFENVAFALEIVGMGNKEIQYTVPRVLNIVGLSGKEKNYPKELSGGERQRVAIARAIARQPKILIADEPTGNLDPKHAWDVIEVLEKINKYGTTVLLTTHNQEIVNKLKRRVVTISDGKIVSDKIGGGYKL; this is translated from the coding sequence ATCTACATGATTTTATTGGATAGAGTTACTAAAGTTTACGGAAAGTCGCATACTGCGCTAGATCGAGTTAGCTTGCATGTTGAACCAAAGGAATTTGTAGTAATTGTTGGCCAGAGTGGTGCAGGAAAGTCGACATTTTTAAAGTTACTAACACGTGAAGAGCGCCCAACAAGTGGCAAAATTATTGTTGGAGGTGTGGATTACGAACGTCTTAAGGACAAGAAAATACCATTACTAAGACGCAAGATAGGTGTTGTATTTCAAGATTTTAAACTACTGCCGAATAAAAATGTTTTTGAAAACGTAGCATTTGCTTTAGAGATTGTTGGTATGGGTAATAAAGAAATTCAATATACTGTACCCAGGGTGCTTAATATTGTTGGCCTTAGTGGTAAGGAGAAAAACTATCCTAAAGAATTATCTGGTGGAGAACGACAACGTGTCGCTATCGCAAGAGCCATAGCTCGGCAACCAAAAATACTTATTGCCGACGAACCAACAGGCAATCTAGATCCTAAACACGCTTGGGATGTTATAGAGGTTTTAGAAAAGATAAACAAGTATGGCACAACAGTACTATTAACGACACATAACCAAGAAATTGTTAATAAGTTAAAAAGACGCGTTGTGACGATTTCTGATGGTAAAATTGTGAGCGACAAAATTGGGGGAGGTTATAAACTGTAA